A stretch of Halichondria panicea chromosome 1, odHalPani1.1, whole genome shotgun sequence DNA encodes these proteins:
- the LOC135343018 gene encoding uncharacterized protein LOC135343018 — translation MRAESEQYVGENLCTELTPFTFPVHDGHNTIEIRNVPMAYVKDLWQKIEDMLSMNDNDITGVHRLTWHEGRIPSDELWVKFGGDKGGGSFKMSFQIVNVENPNAANNTCVFCMFEASDNPVNLRIALKRYRDQIEDLESKTWRGKKIKTFLSGDYEFLCHMYGLSGASAPTHPRVFLPEAHKAFARTLNASLQLEQI, via the exons ATGCGGGCAGAATCGGAGCAGTACGTAGGGGAGAACCTATGTACCGAGTTAACCCCATTCACCTTTCCTGTCCATGATGGTCACAATACCATTGAGATTAGGAATGTTCCTATGGCGTATGTCAAGGATCTGTGGCAGAAGATAGAGGACATGTTGTCAATGAACGACAACGACATCACAGG GGTACACCGTCTCACCTGGCATGAAGGTCGTATCCCTAGTGATGAATTGTGGGTCAAGTTTGGGGGTGACAAAGGAGGAGGAAGCTTCAAGATGTCCTTCCAGATCGTCAACGTGGAGAATCCTAATGCGGCCAATAACACCTGTGTGTTCTGCATGTTTGAAGCGTCTGACAACCCCGTCAACCTCAGAATTGCTCTCAAGAGGTACAGAGACCAGATTGAAGACCTGGAGTCTAAAACCTGGAG AGGGAAGAAGATCAAAACATTTTTGAGTGGCGACTACGAATTTTTGTGCCATATGTATGGCCTGTCAGGAGCATCAG CTCCGACCCACCCCAGAGTGTTCCTGCCAGAAGCACACAAAGCATTTGCCAGGACTTTGAACGCTTCACTGCAGCTGGAGCAGATCTAA